One genomic window of Nakamurella panacisegetis includes the following:
- a CDS encoding L-rhamnose mutarotase, giving the protein MARAMWRKKLDPAGIDAYVRAHAEPWPELVAQIKAQGIRNYSIFLDGDEVFGYFEHDDLAALDALNSNPTEVGERWEAGMRPLSADKASPDQGMVQVRRQVFYVE; this is encoded by the coding sequence ATGGCAAGAGCAATGTGGCGCAAGAAGCTCGATCCGGCCGGGATCGACGCGTATGTGCGGGCGCACGCGGAACCGTGGCCCGAACTAGTCGCGCAGATCAAGGCCCAGGGGATTCGCAACTACTCGATCTTCCTGGACGGGGACGAGGTGTTCGGTTACTTCGAACACGATGACCTCGCTGCCCTCGACGCGCTCAACTCCAACCCCACTGAAGTCGGTGAGCGCTGGGAGGCGGGGATGCGGCCGCTGTCGGCAGACAAGGCGTCGCCTGATCAGGGGATGGTCCAGGTCCGCCGGCAGGTCTTCTATGTCGAGTGA
- a CDS encoding IclR family transcriptional regulator gives MGSARPPADDEPASSVGAVKSADRLMTLFEHLAQVGEATFSSITADLKIPNSSAYQLLRTAHRRGFVEFDEHTRTYRLGLRIWEVAQSFAGNLDLPGTAQPLMTALSEETGETVQLARLDGLENVYLAIAESSQAMKLVSTVGARLPAHTTGVGKVLLSGLADEDLAERFAGVKLERFTRNTLTSLPELLTEVHRIQKQGYGEDNEEYVVGCRCIAMPVRGGDGRPLAAMSVSIPTPRFNRTVARDVRSALNRTVVELERRLGSGLG, from the coding sequence ATGGGTAGCGCACGGCCGCCGGCCGACGACGAACCGGCGTCGAGCGTCGGTGCGGTGAAGTCGGCCGACCGCCTGATGACCCTGTTCGAACACCTCGCCCAGGTCGGGGAGGCAACGTTCAGTTCCATCACCGCGGACCTGAAGATTCCGAATTCTTCCGCCTACCAGCTGCTGCGCACGGCCCACCGACGCGGCTTCGTCGAGTTCGACGAGCACACCCGCACCTACCGATTGGGCCTGCGGATCTGGGAGGTGGCCCAGTCCTTCGCCGGCAACCTGGACCTGCCCGGCACGGCCCAGCCACTGATGACGGCGCTGTCCGAGGAGACCGGGGAGACGGTACAACTGGCCAGACTGGACGGGTTGGAGAACGTCTACCTGGCTATCGCCGAATCCAGTCAGGCCATGAAGCTCGTGTCCACCGTGGGTGCCCGGTTGCCGGCGCACACCACTGGAGTCGGCAAGGTTCTGCTTTCCGGGCTGGCCGACGAGGACCTGGCGGAACGCTTCGCCGGTGTCAAGCTGGAGCGGTTCACGAGGAACACCCTGACGTCGCTGCCCGAATTGCTGACCGAGGTCCACCGCATCCAGAAGCAGGGATACGGCGAGGACAACGAGGAATACGTCGTCGGCTGCCGGTGCATCGCGATGCCAGTGCGCGGCGGCGACGGCCGGCCTCTGGCCGCGATGTCCGTCTCCATCCCCACACCGCGCTTCAATCGGACCGTCGCGCGGGACGTGCGCTCCGCCCTGAACCGGACAGTGGTCGAGCTCGAGCGTCGTCTCGGCTCCGGTCTCGGCTGA
- a CDS encoding DeoR/GlpR family DNA-binding transcription regulator: MNGHARRPVILRLLETSGAATLAQMATAAQCSVATARREVVRLARDGLVERCHGGAVLRTTAEQGAGSIHPAGFGWDAERAAGLAAADLVADGDTIIVGAGPAGEALARQLYTRSDLVVVTNSLAVARLLAVTSADVIVTAGVQQGGPQELTGAVARRSLDHLHVRRAFVGGDGFSTDRGLSHHSASSADITQAMTGAAREVVVLLGHSHIGIDARFVSTHPSSVTALVTDEMSAVEGPSLSRPWGASLSSPGQKSESSRRRSEIARTN, translated from the coding sequence ATGAATGGCCACGCACGACGTCCGGTGATCCTGCGTCTGCTCGAAACCAGCGGGGCGGCCACGCTCGCCCAGATGGCAACCGCCGCGCAATGCTCGGTGGCAACGGCGCGGCGCGAGGTTGTGCGCCTGGCTCGCGACGGGCTTGTGGAGCGGTGCCACGGAGGCGCCGTGCTGCGGACGACCGCAGAGCAGGGCGCAGGTTCCATACATCCGGCGGGATTCGGGTGGGACGCCGAGCGGGCGGCCGGCCTGGCCGCCGCCGATCTCGTTGCTGACGGCGACACGATCATCGTCGGAGCCGGCCCGGCCGGCGAGGCGCTCGCTCGCCAGCTGTACACCCGGAGCGATCTGGTCGTCGTGACCAACTCCCTGGCGGTCGCTCGGCTTCTGGCCGTTACGTCGGCCGACGTGATCGTCACCGCCGGCGTCCAGCAAGGCGGACCGCAGGAGCTGACCGGGGCCGTGGCCCGGAGATCCCTGGATCACCTGCACGTGCGCCGTGCCTTCGTCGGTGGGGACGGCTTCTCCACCGACCGTGGCCTGTCCCACCACAGTGCATCAAGCGCCGACATCACCCAGGCCATGACCGGAGCCGCCCGAGAGGTCGTAGTACTGCTCGGTCACTCCCACATCGGCATCGACGCGAGGTTCGTCAGCACTCATCCGAGTTCGGTCACCGCTCTCGTCACCGACGAGATGTCGGCGGTCGAAGGGCCGAGCCTCAGTCGCCCCTGGGGAGCCAGCTTGTCGTCGCCTGGCCAGAAATCGGAATCTTCACGACGCCGATCCGAAATTGCCCGAACCAACTGA
- a CDS encoding fumarylacetoacetate hydrolase family protein, protein MKLMRVGAAGAETPMVVAADGRVRDASQVTDDFDGSFFASEGIARLTAALPRLPVVDISGRRIGPPVARPGAVLCIGMNYVAHAAESAAAPPTNPMLFYKSPNTVIGPDDQVLIPRGATKTDWEVELGVVIGRRVRYLESPAEALNHVAGYVVSNDVSERAFQLELSGGQWSKGKSCETFNPLGPWLVPATEVPDPQNLRLRSWVNGQPRQDSSTADMIFSVARIIHELSQFLVLDPGDLINTGTPHGVAMSGRFPYLTDGDVMEMEISGLGRQRQQLAQA, encoded by the coding sequence ATGAAACTGATGCGTGTGGGCGCCGCTGGTGCTGAAACCCCGATGGTGGTCGCCGCCGACGGACGGGTCAGAGACGCGTCGCAGGTGACCGACGACTTCGATGGCTCGTTCTTCGCAAGCGAGGGCATCGCCAGGTTGACCGCAGCGCTTCCACGCCTGCCCGTCGTCGACATCAGTGGCCGTCGGATCGGTCCACCTGTCGCCCGGCCGGGAGCGGTGCTGTGCATCGGGATGAATTACGTCGCGCACGCTGCCGAATCGGCCGCAGCGCCCCCCACGAATCCGATGCTGTTCTACAAGTCGCCCAACACCGTGATCGGCCCCGACGACCAGGTGCTCATTCCTCGAGGTGCGACGAAGACGGACTGGGAAGTTGAACTCGGCGTGGTGATCGGGCGGCGAGTCCGCTACCTCGAATCACCGGCGGAGGCGCTGAACCACGTCGCGGGATACGTCGTGTCGAACGACGTGTCGGAGCGGGCATTCCAGCTCGAACTCAGTGGCGGCCAGTGGTCCAAGGGCAAGAGCTGCGAGACCTTCAATCCGCTCGGCCCGTGGCTGGTGCCGGCGACGGAGGTGCCGGACCCGCAGAACCTCAGGTTGCGCAGCTGGGTAAACGGACAGCCGAGGCAGGACTCCAGCACGGCCGACATGATCTTCTCGGTCGCCCGCATCATTCATGAGCTGAGCCAGTTCCTGGTGCTGGATCCAGGCGATCTGATCAACACCGGCACGCCGCACGGTGTGGCCATGTCCGGCCGCTTTCCCTATCTCACCGACGGTGACGTGATGGAAATGGAGATATCGGGACTTGGCCGTCAGCGGCAGCAGCTCGCACAGGCGTGA
- a CDS encoding ROK family transcriptional regulator, which translates to MNTAESTATTPLLRRLNMAAVLEYLMGVSAVTGSEVMTATGLSRPTVHAACDHLINLGWVVELDGRRPEGDGRPGRPARCYQFNAEAGYVLGIDLGEHKVSVMLADLRGEAVATATERSEPDDSAATRLATTRRAIRSASKTAGVESSQILAASIGVPAPVTPAGRLVASSDPEYLPGMADVDIVKGVRRGHHWPVLLENDANLAVLGERWKGVGVGVDNLIVILSGERLGAGLVLGGQLIRGFGGGAGELTFLELVEGIGDTHGIGAFARIQARDAVATLRKAKRGPSARSGDEDSRHPADALLALSQGDPARITGDLVTAAARAGDPVAVEILGRVAERMARVVGVMATMLNPQMVVIGGASAEALELIHDPIAQRLSAYTKQPPQLERTRLGDRGVLLGAVRLALDHVQTHVFDALN; encoded by the coding sequence ATGAACACTGCCGAGTCGACGGCCACCACTCCCCTGTTGCGTCGGCTGAACATGGCCGCGGTGCTGGAGTATCTGATGGGGGTTTCGGCGGTCACCGGCAGCGAGGTGATGACCGCGACCGGGCTTTCCCGTCCGACCGTGCACGCAGCGTGCGATCACCTGATCAATCTGGGCTGGGTCGTCGAGCTCGACGGGCGTCGACCCGAAGGTGACGGCCGGCCGGGCCGGCCCGCCCGCTGCTACCAGTTCAACGCCGAGGCCGGATACGTGCTGGGCATCGATCTCGGCGAACACAAGGTGTCCGTCATGCTGGCCGATCTCCGGGGAGAAGCGGTCGCCACCGCCACCGAGCGCAGCGAGCCCGACGACTCGGCCGCGACCCGTCTCGCCACGACCCGCCGGGCCATCCGCTCCGCCTCGAAGACGGCCGGAGTCGAGTCATCTCAGATCCTGGCCGCGAGCATCGGCGTCCCAGCGCCGGTCACCCCGGCCGGTCGGCTGGTCGCTTCGTCCGATCCCGAATACCTGCCCGGCATGGCCGACGTCGACATCGTCAAGGGCGTGCGTCGCGGCCATCACTGGCCGGTGCTGCTGGAGAACGACGCCAACCTGGCCGTCCTCGGCGAGCGGTGGAAGGGCGTCGGAGTCGGCGTCGACAACCTCATCGTCATCCTCTCCGGCGAAAGGCTCGGCGCCGGGCTGGTTCTCGGAGGCCAACTCATCCGCGGATTCGGAGGAGGCGCCGGCGAGCTGACCTTCCTCGAGCTCGTCGAAGGTATCGGCGACACCCACGGGATCGGGGCGTTCGCCCGCATCCAGGCGCGCGATGCGGTCGCCACTCTGCGCAAGGCCAAGCGCGGACCGTCGGCCCGATCCGGCGACGAGGACTCCCGCCATCCCGCGGACGCCCTGCTCGCCCTGTCCCAAGGCGACCCGGCCCGGATCACCGGCGACCTGGTCACCGCCGCCGCCCGCGCCGGCGACCCGGTCGCGGTCGAGATCCTCGGCCGCGTCGCGGAACGGATGGCCCGGGTGGTGGGGGTGATGGCCACCATGCTCAACCCGCAAATGGTGGTGATCGGCGGGGCCAGCGCCGAAGCGCTGGAACTGATCCACGACCCGATCGCCCAGCGGCTATCGGCCTACACGAAGCAGCCACCGCAGCTCGAGCGCACGCGGCTCGGTGATCGCGGGGTACTTCTCGGTGCCGTCCGGCTGGCCCTGGACCATGTCCAGACCCACGTCTTCGACGCGCTCAACTAG
- a CDS encoding extracellular solute-binding protein: MKKTRALPVIALVTALTTAVTGCGTGGTGGGSAPTAVPTLTSGAAVTGKIVFWHAYSAGGPEVSTLEKIIIPAFEKLHPGVTVQDVQVPSDSMHQKLVTAVAGSALPDVIRADIVTVPELAKLGVLTPLDAAMPDFQTYAKKMYPGPLATNKYKGKYYGLPLDTNTKVTIYNKAALAADGITSVPKTLDELKAAAAKAPGKYIFAEGGSAGWNMLPFIWSNGGEMTNADVTKSTGYLNGPKSVAALQMLIDMYQAKAIPQIILGGTGGVGTSDGLAKGIYPTIVDGPWTFPNLATSYKNFQPQTAPMFSGAGGSISVVGGEDIVMTQQSQNKTLAAEFIRYMLSDEAQLAMGKAGQLSAISSMAPTMASLEPFYQPFLDQLKTAKPRPATPQWAKIDDIFTKQTQLAFQGKQSAQAAMDAAVAQIDPLLAQG; the protein is encoded by the coding sequence GTGAAGAAAACCCGTGCGCTCCCGGTGATTGCCCTGGTAACCGCGTTGACAACGGCCGTGACCGGATGCGGGACGGGAGGTACCGGCGGCGGGTCGGCACCCACCGCCGTGCCCACCTTGACCTCCGGTGCCGCGGTGACCGGCAAGATCGTCTTCTGGCATGCCTACAGCGCCGGCGGGCCCGAGGTCAGCACGCTGGAGAAGATCATCATCCCGGCGTTCGAGAAGTTGCACCCCGGCGTCACCGTCCAGGATGTGCAGGTCCCGTCGGACAGCATGCACCAGAAGCTGGTCACGGCAGTGGCGGGCAGCGCACTGCCGGACGTGATCCGCGCGGACATCGTCACCGTGCCCGAACTGGCCAAGCTGGGGGTATTGACCCCGCTGGACGCCGCGATGCCCGACTTCCAGACCTACGCCAAGAAGATGTATCCCGGGCCGCTCGCGACCAACAAGTACAAGGGCAAGTACTACGGTCTGCCGTTGGACACCAACACCAAGGTCACCATCTACAACAAGGCCGCACTGGCCGCCGACGGCATCACCTCCGTGCCCAAGACGCTGGACGAACTCAAGGCGGCGGCGGCAAAGGCTCCCGGTAAGTACATTTTCGCCGAAGGTGGCTCCGCGGGCTGGAACATGCTGCCCTTCATCTGGTCCAACGGCGGTGAGATGACCAACGCCGACGTCACCAAGTCCACCGGGTACCTCAACGGCCCGAAATCGGTGGCCGCGCTGCAGATGCTGATCGACATGTACCAGGCCAAGGCCATCCCGCAGATCATCCTGGGCGGCACCGGCGGTGTCGGCACCAGCGACGGCCTGGCCAAGGGCATCTACCCGACGATCGTCGACGGGCCCTGGACGTTCCCGAACCTGGCCACGTCCTACAAGAACTTCCAACCGCAGACGGCACCGATGTTCTCCGGCGCGGGCGGCAGCATCAGCGTGGTCGGCGGCGAGGACATCGTCATGACCCAGCAGTCGCAGAACAAGACGCTGGCCGCGGAATTCATCCGCTACATGCTCTCCGACGAAGCCCAACTGGCGATGGGCAAGGCCGGACAGCTCTCCGCCATCAGCAGCATGGCCCCGACGATGGCCAGTCTGGAACCGTTCTACCAGCCGTTCCTGGACCAGCTGAAGACGGCCAAGCCGCGACCGGCCACTCCGCAGTGGGCGAAGATCGATGACATCTTCACCAAGCAGACCCAGCTGGCGTTCCAGGGCAAGCAGAGTGCCCAGGCCGCGATGGACGCCGCCGTGGCCCA